In Heterodontus francisci isolate sHetFra1 chromosome 5, sHetFra1.hap1, whole genome shotgun sequence, one DNA window encodes the following:
- the csrnp1b gene encoding cysteine/serine-rich nuclear protein 1b — translation MSGVLKRKFEEVEDDPCYSSSSPSSSSSSSSPSSSSVASSCSLSSSWDSDDSSCGETWATRSNAAFPPTPFTPVPILKRTKRMKKNNVQFDRVVVFYFARCQGFTSVPSQGGCTLGMANKHSSCRQYTLAEFAKEQELVRWEKIKELLKEQKLDSLRLQLTKNGTADSEEADRLTVDDISDDDIDISEVELDNGFFPQPYPAKKRHILLKAAGVKKIDREEKRELNAIRVSREDCGCDCKGFCEPETCSCSLAGIKCQMDRMSFPCGCTKDGCGNTVGRIEFNSARVQTHFIHTIMKLNLEKRQPNGENKIGESDMPHLENSQHYGYSADKIAFQDRSASLTPAFHFSEESDDSEDNSCSSDMTDSSSSNYSEEADEGVDNRFLDNAPQSHQTPDIDDDGLARILHFNDSDNECGNDAENQDGFPYFNPSDFFCETGDQHCGMESFKFNTDYNTNHLPSLDENANQEGNFPLGDVAPTQDSSHVYSPAHCPDQATKSYTDLSLSTDSFEFFQSFSEFNYGSFHNTQKDYENLDNCPTLQFPFPGFPSFSQASDPGSCFLESLIALAEPITADSFPEPPTPFPDSQHLEEAIKTSIMETVKV, via the exons ATGAGTGGAGTTCTGAAACGAAAGTTTGAAGAAGTGGAGGATGATCCCTGTTACTCCTCATCCTCTCCATCgtcatcctcttcctcctcttcgccATCCTCCTCCTCCGTTGCTTCATCTTGCTCTTTGTCGTCCAGCTGGGACTCTGATGACAGTTCTTgtggtgaaacatgggcaactagaAGTAATGCAGCTTTTCCCCCAACACCATTTACCC CTGTGCCCATCCTAAAGAGAACTAAACGCATGAAAAAGAACAACGTCCAGTTCGACCGTGTTGTCGTGTTCTATTTTGCACGGTGTCAGGGGTTCACTAGCGTTCCAAGCCAGGGTGGCTGCACACTGGGGATGGCCAACAAGCACAGCTCGTGCAGGCAGTACACGCTGGCGGAGTTTGCCAAAGAGCAGGAGCTCGTTCGCTGGGAGAAAATCAAGGAACTTTTGAAAGAACAGAAGTTAGATTCTTTAAGGCTGCAG TTGACGAAGAATGGTACTGCTGACTCCGAAGAGGCTGACCGGCTCACCGTGGATGACATCTCGGATGATGATATCGATATCAGCGAGGTGGAGCTCGACAACGGCTTCTTTCCACAGCCGTATCCAGCTAAGAAAAGGCACATACTGCTAAAAGCAGCTGGAGTGAAGAAAATTGACCGAGAGGAAAAACGGGAGCTAAATGCAATCAGGGTGTCGCGTGAGGACTGCGGCTGTGACTGCAAGGGATTCTGCGAACCAGAGACTTGCAGCTGTAGCCTGGCTGGAATTAAATGCCAA ATGGATCGCATGTCTTTTCCCTGTGGATGTACAAAGGACGGTTGTGGTAACACAGTGGGCAGGATAGAGTTCAACTCTGCCAGAGTGCAGACACACTTCATCCACACTATCATGAAGCTGAACTTGGAGAAACGGCAACCGAACGGTGAAAATAAAATCGGAGAGTCAGACATGCCACACTTGGAAAATTCCCAGCACTACGGCTACTCAGCAGACAAAATTGCGTTCCAGGATAGAAGTGCCTCCTTAACGCCAGCCTTTCACTTCAGCGAGGAGTCAGACGACAGCGAGGACAACAGCTGTAGCAGCGATATGACCGACTCCAGTTCGTCAAATTACAGCGAAGAGGCGGATGAGGGAGTCGATAACCGTTTCTTGGATAATGCACCACAGTCTCATCAGACTCCGGATATTGACGATGACGGACTGGCCCGGATACTCCATTTTAACGATTCTGATAACGAGTGTGGTAATGATGCAGAGAACCAGGATGGCTTCCCTTACTTTAACCCTTCTGATTTTTTCTGTGAGACTGGTGACCAGCACTGTGGCATGGAAAGCTTCAAGTTCAACACTGACTACAACACTAATCACTTGCCCAGCTTGGATGAGAATGCTAATCAGGAGGGGAATTTCCCCCTGGGCGATGTAGCTCCAACACAGGACAGCAGCCATGTCTACTCCCCAGCTCACTGCCCGGACCAGGCCACAAAAAGCTATACTGACCTCAGCCTGTCAACTGACTCCTTCGAATTTTTCCAGTCATTCTCTGAGTTCAACTATGGATCATTTCACAACACACAGAAGGACTATGAAAATTTGGACAATTGTCCAACGCTGCAGTTTCCATTTCCTGGGTTTCCCAGCTTCTCCCAGGCTTCTGATCCAGGTAGCTGTTTCCTGGAATCTCTGATTGCTCTGGCTGAACCAATCACAGCAGATTCATTCCCAGAGCCCCCTACACCTTTCCCAGACAGTCAGCATCTTGAAGAAGCCATCAAAACATCCATTATGGAAACTGTGAAGGTTTGA